A single window of Dermacentor albipictus isolate Rhodes 1998 colony chromosome 1, USDA_Dalb.pri_finalv2, whole genome shotgun sequence DNA harbors:
- the LOC135896914 gene encoding sulfotransferase ssu-1-like isoform X2, producing the protein MPAPKKPSYIDVDGIRVPGGFDPDRVREALSFEPLPGDIFLVTYPKCGTHWIQQISQLILNRGASASNYLEFQMKTPFLEFTGNSGLDAMSPPRLLKTHLAFDRQPYHKDAKYVYMVRNPKDCCVSFYHHARGIPGYEFADGSFDDFFEVFIRGETDFGDYFDNLLSWYKHKDDPNVFFLTYEDLKEDTRGGVLRLARFLGEEYAEALEKDPDLLQQVLDKSSLQYMKEHIEVSDRDLQKLLNTASGAALGPVRRMFVPRDGRGPTMQFIRKGQVGDWRGHFTLEQEAKMRARIEEKTAGTDVMSLWKDYN; encoded by the coding sequence ATGCCTGCCCCAAAGAAGCCAAGTTACATAGACGTAGACGGGATCCGGGTACCAGGGGGCTTCGATCCTGACCGCGTACGAGAAGCACTGAGCTTCGAGCCGTTGCCCGGAGACATCTTTCTGGTCACATACCCCAAATGCGGCACCCACTGGATCCAGCAGATCTCGCAGCTCATACTCAACCGTGGCGCGTCGGCTAGCAACTACCTCGAGTTCCAGATGAAGACGCCCTTCCTGGAATTTACAGGCAACAGCGGCCTGGACGCCATGTCGCCGCCACGGCTTCTCAAGACGCACTTGGCCTTCGACCGGCAACCGTACCACAAGGACGCCAAGTACGTGTACATGGTGCGCAACCCCAAAGACTGCTGCGTCTCCTTCTACCACCACGCGCGGGGCATACCCGGCTACGAGTTCGCGGACGGGTCGTTCGACGACTTCTTCGAAGTCTTCATCAGGGGCGAGACGGACTTCGGCGACTACTTCGATAACCTGCTGTCGTGGTACAAGCACAAGGACGACCCTAACGTGTTCTTTCTCACCTACGAGGACTTAAAGGAGGACACCAGGGGCGGCGTTCTTCGGCTAGCCCGCTTCCTCGGAGAGGAGTACGCGGAGGCGCTCGAGAAGGACCCGGACCTCCTCCAGCAGGTGCTGGACAAGAGCAGCCTGCAGTACATGAAGGAGCACATCGAAGTGTCCGACAGGGACTTGCAGAAGTTGTTGAACACCGCGAGCGGCGCCGCCCTGGGACCGGTGCGGAGAATGTTCGTGCCCCGAGACGGCAGGGGTCCGACGATGCAATTTATACGCAAGGGTCAGGTGGGCGACTGGAGGGGACACTTCACCCTCGAACAGGAGGCGAAGATGCGGGCCAGGATCGAGGAGAAGACCGCTGGCACAGATGTGATGAGTCTTTGGAAGGACTATAACTAG
- the LOC135896914 gene encoding sulfotransferase ssu-1-like isoform X1: MPFFHLKDAMVTMPAPKKPSYIDVDGIRVPGGFDPDRVREALSFEPLPGDIFLVTYPKCGTHWIQQISQLILNRGASASNYLEFQMKTPFLEFTGNSGLDAMSPPRLLKTHLAFDRQPYHKDAKYVYMVRNPKDCCVSFYHHARGIPGYEFADGSFDDFFEVFIRGETDFGDYFDNLLSWYKHKDDPNVFFLTYEDLKEDTRGGVLRLARFLGEEYAEALEKDPDLLQQVLDKSSLQYMKEHIEVSDRDLQKLLNTASGAALGPVRRMFVPRDGRGPTMQFIRKGQVGDWRGHFTLEQEAKMRARIEEKTAGTDVMSLWKDYN, translated from the exons ATGCCTTTCTTCCATCTGAAGGACGCAATG GTCACGATGCCTGCCCCAAAGAAGCCAAGTTACATAGACGTAGACGGGATCCGGGTACCAGGGGGCTTCGATCCTGACCGCGTACGAGAAGCACTGAGCTTCGAGCCGTTGCCCGGAGACATCTTTCTGGTCACATACCCCAAATGCGGCACCCACTGGATCCAGCAGATCTCGCAGCTCATACTCAACCGTGGCGCGTCGGCTAGCAACTACCTCGAGTTCCAGATGAAGACGCCCTTCCTGGAATTTACAGGCAACAGCGGCCTGGACGCCATGTCGCCGCCACGGCTTCTCAAGACGCACTTGGCCTTCGACCGGCAACCGTACCACAAGGACGCCAAGTACGTGTACATGGTGCGCAACCCCAAAGACTGCTGCGTCTCCTTCTACCACCACGCGCGGGGCATACCCGGCTACGAGTTCGCGGACGGGTCGTTCGACGACTTCTTCGAAGTCTTCATCAGGGGCGAGACGGACTTCGGCGACTACTTCGATAACCTGCTGTCGTGGTACAAGCACAAGGACGACCCTAACGTGTTCTTTCTCACCTACGAGGACTTAAAGGAGGACACCAGGGGCGGCGTTCTTCGGCTAGCCCGCTTCCTCGGAGAGGAGTACGCGGAGGCGCTCGAGAAGGACCCGGACCTCCTCCAGCAGGTGCTGGACAAGAGCAGCCTGCAGTACATGAAGGAGCACATCGAAGTGTCCGACAGGGACTTGCAGAAGTTGTTGAACACCGCGAGCGGCGCCGCCCTGGGACCGGTGCGGAGAATGTTCGTGCCCCGAGACGGCAGGGGTCCGACGATGCAATTTATACGCAAGGGTCAGGTGGGCGACTGGAGGGGACACTTCACCCTCGAACAGGAGGCGAAGATGCGGGCCAGGATCGAGGAGAAGACCGCTGGCACAGATGTGATGAGTCTTTGGAAGGACTATAACTAG